The following proteins are encoded in a genomic region of Terriglobia bacterium:
- a CDS encoding PQQ-dependent dehydrogenase, methanol/ethanol family, which yields MLKSLVLALLAFPGTARLAAQVTPERIERAAGEPQNWLTYSGSYDGRRFSALQQITAANAATLAAQWVFQSPAPGKFETTPLVVDGVMYVTAQDNHAFALDARTGRTIWHYQRALPEKLRLCCGHVNRGFAILGDRLFLATLDAHVLALDTKTGNVLWDVQAGDYSKGYSFTLAPLAVQDKVIVGVSGGEYGVRGFIDAYDAKTGKRAWRFYTIPGPGEPGHETWEGDSWTRGGAPAWLTGSYDPELNLLYWPTGNPSPSNDGSQRHGDDLYSNSMLALDPDTGALKWHFQFTPHDLHDWDSTEIPVLLDMELNGQLRKTLVHANRNGFLYVLDRTTGKFILGKPFVKLTWAKGLDDKGRAIQSPGAEPTAVGVHVCPGAIGATNFMSPSYSPQTGLLYVNTREQCDIFTAEPQALVPGHAYLGSMYIPASGEKDRGALQAIDPKTGEVRWQFDHFSAPWAGTLATAGGLVFAGDVEGNLIAFDARAGKMLWHFPTGAALYASPMTYSVDGKQYVAIAAGSALLTFALPEPASAGEAAPQK from the coding sequence ATGCTGAAGAGTCTTGTACTCGCGCTGCTGGCCTTCCCCGGCACTGCACGCCTCGCGGCGCAGGTTACCCCGGAGCGCATCGAACGTGCGGCCGGCGAGCCGCAGAATTGGCTGACCTACTCCGGAAGCTACGACGGGCGCCGCTTCAGCGCGCTGCAGCAGATCACCGCCGCAAATGCGGCCACCCTCGCGGCACAGTGGGTCTTCCAGAGCCCCGCGCCGGGAAAATTCGAGACCACGCCTCTGGTCGTGGACGGCGTGATGTACGTCACCGCGCAGGACAATCACGCCTTCGCCCTCGATGCCCGCACCGGCCGCACCATCTGGCATTACCAGCGCGCACTCCCGGAAAAACTCCGCCTCTGCTGCGGCCATGTGAACCGCGGATTTGCCATCCTCGGCGACCGCCTGTTCCTGGCCACCCTCGATGCCCACGTCTTGGCCCTGGACACCAAGACCGGCAACGTTCTGTGGGATGTGCAAGCCGGCGATTATTCCAAGGGCTACAGCTTTACCCTGGCCCCCCTGGCCGTGCAGGACAAAGTCATCGTTGGAGTGAGCGGCGGCGAATACGGCGTGCGCGGCTTCATCGACGCCTACGACGCCAAGACCGGCAAGCGCGCCTGGCGCTTCTACACCATCCCTGGCCCGGGCGAGCCCGGCCACGAAACCTGGGAAGGCGATTCTTGGACCCGCGGCGGCGCCCCCGCCTGGCTGACCGGCTCCTATGATCCCGAACTGAACCTGCTCTACTGGCCGACGGGAAATCCTTCGCCGTCCAACGACGGATCGCAGCGCCACGGCGACGACCTCTACAGTAATTCCATGCTGGCTCTGGACCCGGACACCGGCGCGCTGAAGTGGCATTTCCAGTTCACCCCGCACGACCTGCACGACTGGGACTCCACGGAAATTCCCGTGCTCCTGGACATGGAACTCAACGGCCAGCTGCGCAAGACCCTCGTGCACGCCAACCGCAACGGCTTTTTGTACGTCCTGGACCGCACCACCGGTAAATTTATCCTCGGTAAGCCATTCGTGAAGCTCACCTGGGCCAAAGGCCTCGACGACAAGGGGCGGGCGATCCAGTCGCCTGGCGCGGAGCCCACGGCGGTGGGCGTGCACGTCTGCCCCGGAGCGATCGGCGCGACCAACTTCATGTCCCCGTCCTACAGCCCGCAGACCGGGCTGCTCTACGTCAACACCCGCGAGCAGTGCGATATCTTCACCGCGGAACCCCAGGCGCTAGTCCCCGGTCACGCCTATCTCGGGAGCATGTACATTCCCGCGAGCGGCGAAAAAGACCGCGGCGCGCTCCAGGCCATCGATCCCAAGACCGGCGAAGTACGATGGCAGTTCGATCATTTTTCCGCGCCCTGGGCCGGGACCCTGGCGACCGCGGGCGGCTTGGTCTTCGCCGGCGACGTCGAAGGCAACCTCATCGCCTTCGATGCCCGCGCCGGCAAGATGTTGTGGCATTTTCCCACCGGTGCGGCGCTCTACGCCTCCCCGATGACCTATTCCGTGGATGGCAAGCAGTACGTGGCCATCGCCGCAGGCAGCGCCCTGCTCACCTTCGCTCTGCCGGAGCCGGCGAGCGCCGGCGAGGCGGCTCCGCAAAAGTAA
- a CDS encoding NAD-binding protein: MYRALRLLFRRLLTPALLFAAFLLVCVWVYVRLEHLRWVDALFWTIHPHAIEPRQTRDSTKLFSLFVYGGVFAFQIWFAERILLSFFGHQGREVWKSMMNDFNLELVRDHFIICGYGQVGRTLIEELTRSKIPFVLLETNDGLYRQLLQEGVLVIQGDAKRHSVLEEAGIRRARGICVVIDNDADNLYITITAKALNPRLVIITRAGHERYAAAMRTSGANEVIIPEYEGGRIAGKMIAKYAAEPGGPAK; this comes from the coding sequence ATGTATCGTGCACTCCGATTGCTCTTCCGCCGGCTGCTGACACCGGCGCTGCTTTTTGCGGCTTTTCTTCTGGTCTGTGTGTGGGTCTACGTGCGCCTCGAGCATCTGCGCTGGGTGGATGCCCTCTTCTGGACCATTCATCCGCATGCCATTGAACCCCGGCAGACGCGCGATAGCACCAAACTCTTCTCGCTGTTCGTCTACGGTGGCGTCTTCGCCTTCCAGATCTGGTTCGCGGAGCGCATCCTTCTATCCTTTTTCGGCCATCAGGGGCGGGAGGTGTGGAAAAGCATGATGAACGACTTCAATCTCGAACTGGTCCGCGATCACTTCATCATCTGCGGCTACGGCCAGGTGGGCCGCACGCTGATCGAGGAACTGACGCGCTCCAAAATTCCCTTTGTCCTTCTGGAAACCAACGATGGCTTGTACCGCCAGCTCCTGCAGGAGGGCGTGCTGGTGATCCAGGGCGACGCCAAGCGTCACAGCGTCCTCGAGGAGGCGGGCATCCGCCGCGCCCGCGGCATCTGCGTGGTCATCGACAACGACGCCGACAACCTCTACATCACCATCACCGCCAAAGCCTTGAACCCCAGGCTGGTCATCATCACCCGCGCCGGACATGAGCGCTACGCCGCGGCCATGCGCACCTCTGGCGCCAACGAAGTCATCATCCCGGAATACGAAGGTGGCCGCATCGCCGGCAAGATGATCGCGAAATACGCCGCGGAACCCGGCGGCCCGGCAAAGTAG